A window of Verrucomicrobiia bacterium contains these coding sequences:
- the ychF gene encoding redox-regulated ATPase YchF → MLKAGIVGLPNVGKSTLFNAVTRTRKAVAANYPFCTIDPNVGIVTVPDARLEVLRNIAKTTVVIPAAVEFVDIAGLVKGAAQGEGLGNKFLSAIREVDAIVQVVRCFEDADIHHVAGSIDPVRDIETILTELVLSDLDAVKKRIEKGAKDAKRGDKVAIAEAEVLAKLEPHLDAGKPAILLDLTPEEKIISRGFYLLTDKPTIFAANVKESELATADTNAHVKKVRDYAKAHIACETVVISAQIESDLVDLSPEEAKEFLKELGVAESGIGALIRSTYHLLGLRTYFTAGEKEVRAWTIHAGDTAPKAAGVIHSDFERGFIKAETVAYDDLVKCGSVAAARDKGLYRMEGKEYVVKDGDVLLFKFNV, encoded by the coding sequence ATGTTAAAAGCTGGAATCGTCGGTCTGCCCAACGTAGGCAAGTCCACCCTGTTCAACGCGGTCACCCGCACGCGCAAAGCCGTCGCCGCGAACTATCCCTTTTGCACGATTGATCCCAACGTCGGCATCGTCACCGTGCCGGACGCGCGGCTCGAAGTCTTGCGCAATATCGCCAAGACCACGGTCGTGATTCCCGCTGCGGTCGAGTTCGTGGACATTGCCGGGCTCGTGAAAGGCGCGGCGCAGGGCGAAGGTCTGGGCAATAAATTTCTTTCCGCCATTCGCGAAGTGGATGCCATCGTGCAAGTCGTCCGCTGCTTTGAAGATGCCGACATCCATCACGTAGCCGGTTCGATCGATCCCGTGCGCGACATCGAAACGATTTTGACGGAACTCGTCCTGTCGGATTTGGATGCCGTGAAAAAGCGCATCGAAAAAGGCGCGAAGGACGCCAAGCGCGGCGACAAAGTGGCCATCGCCGAAGCCGAAGTGCTCGCGAAACTCGAACCGCATCTCGACGCCGGCAAGCCCGCCATTCTGCTCGATCTGACGCCCGAAGAAAAAATCATCTCGCGCGGCTTTTATTTGCTGACCGACAAGCCCACAATTTTTGCCGCCAACGTCAAGGAATCCGAACTCGCCACCGCCGATACCAACGCGCACGTGAAAAAAGTCCGCGACTACGCCAAGGCGCACATCGCCTGCGAAACCGTCGTTATCAGCGCGCAAATCGAGAGCGACCTCGTGGACCTTTCGCCGGAGGAAGCGAAGGAATTTTTGAAGGAACTTGGCGTGGCGGAATCGGGCATCGGCGCGCTCATCCGCAGCACCTATCATTTGCTCGGTTTGCGCACTTACTTCACCGCTGGCGAAAAAGAAGTTCGCGCTTGGACCATCCACGCGGGCGATACCGCGCCGAAAGCGGCGGGCGTCATCCATAGCGATTTCGAGCGTGGCTTCATCAAAGCCGAAACCGTCGCCTACGATGACCTCGTCAAGTGCGGCTCCGTCGCCGCCGCCCGCGACAAAGGCCTCTACCGCATGGAAGGCAAGGAATACGTGGTGAAAGACGGCGACGTGCTGCTCTTCAAGTTCAACGTGTAA
- a CDS encoding sensor histidine kinase — MLKWIKFSGPLLLALWAVTLYAANEASTNDESGLLEIRSVSLSGKAIPLHGDAKLNLGRFPENVVFGFGPSKGATRVPVRLRYKLEGFDTQWHEGDSEMHLAVRFNNDAGDQVFQKIYPVSGYSAGWQGELTNSFFTHRRETLVVPPQASRVLIVIASAGPPTTVGVYVVQGLVVSRLGADNHTEVLLKSPFSDQGENESDTAALRTWARDGLQPSMAKIVDVGQDPTTKAFALFDDDPFGHCEWHNLFQYAPRVKPGDHLVVEWNEMFCMGSGDVRSAIYPSLPPGKFQFRLEELNLMGVPTGVETSLAVIVPQPYWKEPWYWVMISLAVTLILIVISRYFISQKLRREMMRLENQRMLGQERLRIAHDIHDDLGARVTQISLLSAMAHDNLNFPEKARADFDQISRMSRDLVSALYETVWAVNPDNDNLDALGNYICQMVNQLCSRAHFGCRFHMQDLPREVEVSSQTRHNISMVVKEAVHNVIKHAKASEVTVSMAFTDGILTASVHDDGCGFKLGESSAGNGLTNMKQRLEDIGGTCWIESAPGKGTTVHVRLRVKPLS, encoded by the coding sequence ATGCTGAAATGGATTAAATTCTCAGGCCCGTTGCTGCTCGCCTTGTGGGCTGTGACTTTGTACGCCGCGAATGAAGCGTCCACCAATGATGAGAGCGGATTGCTGGAGATACGGTCGGTATCGCTTTCGGGCAAAGCAATCCCGCTGCATGGTGATGCGAAGTTGAATCTCGGCCGGTTTCCGGAAAATGTTGTTTTTGGATTTGGCCCGAGCAAGGGGGCGACGCGGGTGCCGGTGCGGTTGCGTTATAAACTCGAAGGGTTTGATACGCAGTGGCACGAAGGCGACAGCGAAATGCACCTCGCCGTTCGCTTTAACAACGACGCCGGCGACCAGGTTTTCCAAAAAATTTATCCGGTCAGCGGTTACAGCGCCGGCTGGCAGGGCGAGTTGACAAATTCGTTCTTTACTCACCGGCGCGAAACGCTGGTCGTGCCGCCGCAAGCGTCGCGCGTCTTAATCGTGATCGCATCCGCCGGTCCGCCGACGACGGTGGGAGTTTACGTGGTCCAGGGTTTAGTGGTGTCGCGGCTCGGCGCGGACAATCACACCGAAGTACTGTTGAAATCGCCATTCAGCGACCAGGGCGAGAATGAGTCGGACACGGCGGCATTGCGCACGTGGGCGCGAGACGGATTGCAACCCAGCATGGCAAAGATAGTGGACGTGGGCCAGGACCCCACGACGAAAGCATTCGCGTTATTCGACGACGATCCGTTTGGCCATTGTGAATGGCACAATCTTTTTCAATACGCGCCGCGCGTCAAGCCGGGCGACCACCTGGTGGTGGAGTGGAACGAAATGTTTTGCATGGGCAGCGGTGACGTTCGTTCCGCGATATATCCCTCGCTTCCGCCCGGCAAATTTCAATTTCGCCTGGAAGAACTGAATTTGATGGGCGTGCCGACCGGCGTGGAAACCTCGCTGGCGGTGATCGTGCCGCAGCCTTATTGGAAAGAGCCGTGGTATTGGGTGATGATCAGTCTGGCGGTCACGTTGATCCTGATCGTGATCTCGCGTTATTTCATTTCGCAAAAATTGCGGCGCGAAATGATGCGACTGGAAAACCAGCGCATGCTCGGGCAGGAGCGTTTGCGCATCGCGCACGACATCCATGACGACCTCGGCGCACGCGTTACGCAGATTTCGCTCTTGAGCGCGATGGCGCACGACAATTTGAACTTTCCCGAAAAAGCACGCGCGGATTTTGACCAGATTTCCCGGATGTCGCGCGACCTGGTTTCCGCGCTTTACGAGACGGTCTGGGCGGTGAACCCGGATAACGACAACCTGGACGCGCTGGGGAATTATATTTGCCAGATGGTGAACCAGCTTTGTTCGCGGGCGCATTTCGGCTGCCGCTTTCACATGCAGGATTTGCCGCGCGAGGTGGAAGTCTCGAGCCAGACGCGGCATAATATCAGCATGGTCGTGAAGGAAGCGGTGCATAACGTGATCAAGCACGCCAAGGCTTCCGAAGTGACGGTGAGCATGGCGTTCACGGACGGGATTTTGACGGCTTCGGTGCATGACGATGGCTGCGGTTTCAAGCTCGGGGAGTCCTCGGCGGGCAATGGTTTGACGAACATGAAACAGCGGCTTGAGGATATTGGCGGAACGTGCTGGATCGAAAGCGCGCCCGGCAAAGGCACGACGGTGCATGTGCGGCTGCGGGTTAAGCCGCTTAGTTAA
- a CDS encoding response regulator transcription factor: MKKSVVVVEDDRGLREQLVQILGTAADIKCLGAYSSAEKALPQILEKNPDVVLMDIKLPGMSGIDCVTEIKKVSPAMQIIMVTIYEDSERIFRALKAGASGYLVKSSPPEQLLEAIRDAYKGGAPMSSHIARKVVQHFHLIGPSLKEAENLSPREREVLDLLALGLIYKEIGAKLDIGAETVRTYVKNICQKMHVRSRIEAVAKHKAESY; this comes from the coding sequence ATGAAAAAATCAGTTGTTGTGGTTGAGGATGACCGCGGTTTGCGCGAACAGCTTGTGCAAATCCTCGGGACCGCCGCGGACATCAAATGCCTGGGCGCGTACTCCTCGGCGGAAAAAGCGCTGCCGCAAATTTTGGAAAAAAATCCCGACGTGGTGCTGATGGACATCAAATTGCCCGGCATGTCGGGGATTGATTGCGTGACGGAGATCAAAAAAGTTTCGCCCGCGATGCAGATCATCATGGTCACCATCTACGAAGACAGCGAACGGATTTTTCGCGCGTTGAAAGCCGGCGCCAGCGGTTATCTGGTCAAGTCGAGTCCGCCGGAGCAATTACTGGAGGCGATTCGCGATGCGTATAAAGGCGGCGCACCGATGTCGAGCCACATCGCGCGCAAAGTGGTGCAACATTTTCATTTGATTGGGCCGTCGTTGAAGGAAGCGGAAAATCTTTCGCCACGCGAACGCGAAGTGCTGGACCTGCTCGCGCTCGGTTTGATCTATAAGGAGATCGGCGCGAAGCTGGACATCGGCGCGGAGACGGTGCGCACGTACGTAAAAAATATTTGCCAGAAGATGCACGTCCGCAGCCGCATCGAGGCGGTCGCGAAACACAAGGCGGAATCTTACTGA
- a CDS encoding twin-arginine translocation signal domain-containing protein, translating to MKTKDYLFPHRLTRRDFLKMAGAASAALVVPGCATSSAEKNSGVRIGSGYHTYELVDDWGKLPEGMTYGFGCGIVVDGHDRVFVTSRAPSHTVSIFDRHGKLLETWGDDFAEKVGLTQAQVAKTAHGLYWSREGSQEYLYWTENVNSTKKPNYGGRVYKTDLHGKVLYTIGNVEKEGSASQKFDWTNPTDVAVAPNGDIYVVDGYGSQRVSHFDKNFTHIKTIGGPGKEHGQFNTCHGVWINTLQPEPEVYIADRANGRIEVYSLALDYRRTVLEGDVRNPCCFFQHKDKIYIPDLDSRVTVMDAHDKVAAQLGDGKGDKNNETNPAVFAKPHALNVDSRGDLYVIEWIASGRPRKFKHVPQASA from the coding sequence TTTTTCCCCATCGGCTGACGCGGCGCGATTTTCTCAAGATGGCCGGGGCTGCTTCCGCGGCGCTCGTAGTGCCGGGCTGCGCGACTTCATCGGCGGAGAAAAATTCCGGCGTGCGCATCGGCAGCGGCTACCATACTTACGAACTCGTTGACGATTGGGGCAAGCTGCCCGAAGGCATGACCTACGGTTTCGGCTGCGGCATCGTCGTGGACGGGCACGACCGTGTGTTTGTGACCTCGCGCGCGCCAAGCCACACGGTTTCGATTTTTGATCGTCACGGCAAATTGCTGGAAACGTGGGGCGATGATTTTGCGGAAAAGGTGGGATTGACCCAGGCGCAAGTCGCGAAGACGGCGCACGGACTGTACTGGAGCCGCGAAGGCAGTCAGGAATATTTGTATTGGACGGAAAATGTGAACAGCACGAAGAAGCCCAATTACGGCGGGCGCGTCTATAAGACCGACCTGCACGGCAAAGTGCTTTACACCATCGGCAACGTGGAAAAGGAAGGCAGCGCGTCGCAAAAATTCGATTGGACCAATCCGACCGATGTGGCCGTCGCGCCGAATGGGGATATATATGTCGTGGATGGTTACGGCAGCCAGCGCGTGAGTCACTTCGACAAGAATTTCACACATATCAAGACCATTGGCGGCCCGGGCAAGGAACACGGCCAGTTCAATACTTGCCACGGCGTCTGGATCAACACGCTCCAACCCGAGCCCGAAGTGTACATCGCTGACCGCGCGAATGGGCGTATCGAAGTTTATTCCCTCGCGCTCGACTATCGGCGAACTGTGCTCGAAGGCGACGTGCGCAACCCCTGTTGCTTTTTTCAGCACAAGGACAAGATTTACATTCCCGACCTCGATAGCCGTGTGACCGTGATGGACGCCCATGACAAAGTCGCTGCCCAACTCGGCGACGGCAAGGGCGATAAAAATAATGAGACCAATCCGGCGGTGTTCGCCAAGCCGCACGCGCTGAATGTGGATTCGCGCGGCGATTTGTATGTGATCGAGTGGATCGCTTCGGGCCGCCCGCGCAAGTTCAAGCACGTTCCGCAAGCCAGCGCGTAA
- a CDS encoding L-histidine N(alpha)-methyltransferase, whose translation MPVANVTIHSSQFPDAVRRDLLESLRTRRVNHKFHYDSIKQTQKWLALHQAYAPSRVDPDCSQTYTKAFAKAAFQVRAEKVHLIGLGCGGGRKDAVLLFHLKSRENKLSYTPCDVSTAMVLVARQSVKTLLADDDCHPLVCDLLNADDLSTVLDQHAPADATRLITFFGMIPNFEPQEILPRLAALVRPGDHLFFGANLAPGDDYLAGIQRILPLYDNALTRDWLLAFLFDLGVEAGDGELHFSIEDDPAGSGLKRVAARFFFKRAREVKVDIETFAFAAGESVRLFFSYRHMPAQIRAMLATHGLEVVDEWITKSREEGVFLCRRAKV comes from the coding sequence ATGCCTGTCGCAAACGTGACCATCCACTCCAGCCAATTTCCCGATGCCGTCCGCCGTGACCTGCTGGAATCACTCCGCACGCGCCGGGTGAACCACAAATTTCATTACGACAGCATCAAGCAAACGCAAAAGTGGCTGGCCTTGCACCAGGCGTATGCGCCATCGCGCGTGGACCCGGATTGCAGCCAAACTTATACGAAGGCCTTTGCGAAAGCGGCCTTTCAGGTCCGGGCGGAAAAAGTTCATCTCATCGGCCTGGGCTGCGGGGGCGGGCGAAAAGACGCGGTACTGCTTTTCCATTTGAAGAGCCGCGAGAATAAACTTTCCTATACCCCCTGCGATGTCAGCACGGCAATGGTCCTCGTGGCCAGGCAATCGGTGAAAACGCTGTTGGCCGATGACGATTGTCATCCGCTGGTGTGTGACCTTCTGAATGCGGATGATCTTTCGACGGTTCTCGATCAGCACGCGCCTGCCGATGCCACGCGGCTCATCACCTTCTTCGGCATGATTCCGAATTTCGAGCCGCAGGAAATTCTGCCGCGGCTCGCCGCGCTGGTGCGGCCCGGCGATCACCTTTTCTTCGGCGCGAACCTTGCGCCTGGTGATGATTATCTGGCGGGCATCCAGCGCATCCTGCCGCTTTACGACAACGCCCTCACGCGTGATTGGCTGCTCGCGTTTTTGTTTGATTTGGGCGTGGAAGCCGGCGATGGCGAACTCCATTTTTCCATTGAGGACGATCCAGCGGGCAGCGGGCTTAAACGCGTGGCCGCGCGCTTTTTTTTCAAGCGCGCCCGCGAGGTGAAAGTAGATATTGAAACTTTTGCATTCGCCGCCGGTGAGAGTGTGAGGCTGTTTTTTTCGTATCGCCACATGCCCGCGCAAATTCGCGCAATGCTCGCCACGCACGGGCTGGAAGTGGTTGACGAATGGATCACGAAGTCACGGGAGGAAGGCGTGTTTCTTTGCCGCCGGGCGAAGGTTTAA
- a CDS encoding voltage-gated chloride channel family protein, giving the protein MKKFLNFENHLASILQLLKWSALIIPPAIAAGSASAFFLWALDKVTRLRWEHPWLLFLLPAGGLLVGLIYHWLGKSVEGGNNLIVDQIHEPGGGVPVRMAPLVLIGTLLTHLFGGSAGREGTAVQMGGAISSFFGKLFHLEKENLRVLLMSGVAAGFGSVFGTPLTGAVFAMEVLTVGKMQYEALIPVLIASVVGDMTCSAWGIKHAAYHIQFADVGTGLFLHADPLLLGKVVIAAAAFGLASLLFSESAHALQTLFKKYIPIAWLRPVAGGLLVIGGTYAIGTRDYLGIGVFAPHDGPVSILAAFQPDGSYAWSWLWKLLFTVVTLSSGFKGGEVTPLFFIGATLGNTLAFLFHAPVDLFAGLGFIAVFAGATNTPMACTIMGIELFGASNTVYFATACFIAYFFSGHSGIYHSQRMGIAKHGWKDQKS; this is encoded by the coding sequence ATGAAAAAATTTCTGAATTTTGAAAATCATCTCGCGAGCATTCTTCAACTTCTTAAATGGTCGGCATTGATCATTCCTCCGGCGATTGCCGCCGGTTCGGCGAGCGCATTTTTTCTATGGGCGCTGGATAAAGTCACGCGATTGCGCTGGGAACATCCGTGGCTGCTGTTTTTATTGCCCGCCGGGGGCTTGCTCGTCGGCTTGATTTATCACTGGCTGGGAAAATCTGTTGAGGGAGGAAATAATTTGATCGTGGACCAGATTCACGAACCCGGCGGCGGCGTGCCCGTGCGAATGGCTCCGCTGGTTTTGATCGGGACTTTGCTGACGCATCTATTCGGTGGCTCGGCAGGACGCGAAGGAACGGCCGTGCAAATGGGTGGCGCGATTTCCAGTTTCTTCGGCAAACTATTTCACCTGGAGAAGGAGAATTTGCGCGTGCTGCTCATGTCGGGTGTGGCGGCGGGTTTCGGCTCGGTCTTCGGCACGCCGTTGACGGGCGCGGTGTTTGCGATGGAAGTGCTCACGGTCGGCAAGATGCAATACGAAGCATTGATTCCGGTACTCATCGCGAGTGTGGTCGGCGACATGACCTGTTCCGCGTGGGGCATCAAACATGCGGCGTATCACATTCAATTTGCCGACGTGGGCACGGGATTATTTCTGCATGCGGACCCGCTGCTGCTGGGCAAGGTGGTCATCGCGGCGGCGGCGTTTGGATTGGCGAGCCTTTTGTTTTCGGAATCGGCGCACGCGCTACAAACGCTGTTCAAAAAATATATTCCCATCGCGTGGCTGCGTCCGGTAGCCGGCGGGTTGCTGGTGATTGGCGGAACGTACGCGATCGGCACGCGGGATTATCTGGGCATCGGAGTTTTTGCGCCGCACGACGGGCCGGTCTCCATCCTCGCGGCGTTTCAACCGGACGGCTCCTACGCGTGGAGCTGGCTTTGGAAATTGCTTTTCACGGTTGTGACGTTGAGCAGCGGATTCAAAGGCGGCGAAGTGACGCCGCTCTTTTTTATTGGCGCGACGCTGGGGAATACGCTCGCGTTTTTATTTCACGCGCCGGTGGATTTATTCGCGGGACTGGGATTCATCGCCGTGTTCGCGGGCGCGACGAATACGCCGATGGCCTGCACGATCATGGGCATTGAATTATTCGGCGCGAGCAACACCGTCTATTTTGCGACGGCGTGTTTCATCGCGTATTTCTTCAGCGGGCATTCGGGGATTTATCATTCCCAACGGATGGGAATTGCGAAACACGGATGGAAGGATCAAAAATCTTAG
- a CDS encoding sugar phosphate isomerase/epimerase gives MKPNARFLTSLTLFAGLFLASTIIAAPEKEAGIGPSFKGPIGLQLYSLRAQFGKDVPGTIAKVKKFGIKYAETAGTYGVPPAEFKEQLLASGITPVSGHFGYDLFKDHLDDVVRDAQALGLKYVGCAWIPHTGNFDESKCREAAAVFNHAGEVLAQHGMQFFYHVHGYEFQHYHDGTLLDLLMNETDKKNVHYEMDIFWIVFPGQDPVQLLEKYPGRWELMHLKDMDKDLATGSLSGGTDVKNDVALGTGQIKMREVLAAGQKAGIKFYFIEDESPNSEQQIPVSLKYLEKVEF, from the coding sequence ATGAAACCAAACGCAAGATTTCTCACCAGCCTTACCTTGTTCGCCGGACTTTTTCTGGCTTCGACGATTATCGCCGCGCCGGAAAAGGAGGCAGGCATCGGGCCGAGCTTTAAAGGGCCGATCGGATTGCAGCTCTACAGCCTGCGCGCGCAATTCGGCAAGGATGTCCCCGGCACTATTGCCAAGGTGAAAAAGTTCGGCATCAAATATGCCGAGACCGCCGGCACTTACGGCGTGCCGCCCGCCGAGTTCAAGGAGCAACTGCTCGCCAGCGGTATCACGCCCGTTAGCGGACATTTCGGTTATGATTTGTTCAAGGATCATTTGGATGATGTCGTGCGCGATGCACAGGCGCTCGGCCTCAAGTATGTCGGCTGCGCGTGGATTCCGCACACCGGCAACTTTGACGAGAGCAAGTGCCGCGAGGCCGCCGCCGTTTTCAATCACGCGGGCGAAGTGCTGGCGCAACACGGCATGCAATTTTTCTATCACGTCCACGGTTATGAATTTCAACATTACCACGACGGCACACTGCTCGACCTGTTAATGAACGAGACGGACAAAAAAAATGTGCATTACGAAATGGATATTTTCTGGATCGTGTTCCCCGGCCAGGATCCGGTTCAACTGTTGGAAAAATATCCCGGCCGCTGGGAATTGATGCACTTGAAAGACATGGATAAAGATTTGGCGACGGGTTCATTGAGCGGCGGCACGGACGTGAAAAATGACGTCGCACTCGGCACGGGCCAGATCAAAATGCGGGAGGTTTTGGCTGCCGGGCAGAAGGCGGGGATCAAATTTTATTTTATCGAAGACGAATCGCCGAATTCGGAGCAGCAAATTCCTGTGAGTTTGAAGTATTTGGAGAAGGTCGAGTTTTAA
- a CDS encoding BtpA/SgcQ family protein, whose amino-acid sequence MREKQKEKIRRVRRAIPLEARAGIGDKPPMLFHGNRKVLIGVVHLAPLPGSPRWQGNLAAIIKSAVADARAYEQGGAHAIFIENFGDVPFTKSAVGPETIAAMAALGCAIRAAVKLPIGFNVLRNDARAALALCAACGGDFIRVNVHSGAMLTDQGLIEGDAFATLRYRQTICPAAEIFADVHVKHAVPLGDWTLEDAAHDTLDRGLADGLIISGVGTGHAADPEDVRRVRTACPNARILLGSGVTRENAAEFLPFADGFIVGSSLKKSGKLANPVDVKRVAALARVMK is encoded by the coding sequence ATGCGGGAAAAACAAAAGGAAAAAATCCGGCGGGTGCGGCGTGCCATTCCGCTTGAAGCGCGCGCTGGAATCGGCGACAAACCCCCAATGTTATTTCATGGAAATCGCAAAGTGTTGATCGGCGTGGTTCACCTCGCGCCGCTTCCGGGTTCGCCGCGCTGGCAGGGGAATCTCGCCGCCATCATCAAATCCGCGGTCGCGGACGCCCGGGCTTACGAGCAAGGCGGCGCGCACGCGATCTTCATCGAGAATTTTGGCGATGTTCCGTTCACCAAATCCGCCGTGGGACCCGAAACGATCGCGGCGATGGCCGCGCTCGGCTGCGCGATTCGTGCGGCGGTGAAGCTGCCGATCGGTTTCAATGTCCTCCGCAATGACGCCCGCGCCGCGCTGGCGTTGTGCGCCGCGTGTGGCGGCGATTTCATCCGCGTCAATGTCCATAGCGGCGCGATGCTCACCGACCAGGGGCTCATTGAGGGCGATGCCTTTGCCACGCTGCGTTATCGCCAAACGATTTGTCCGGCGGCCGAAATTTTCGCTGATGTTCACGTGAAACACGCCGTGCCGCTGGGCGATTGGACGCTGGAAGACGCGGCGCACGATACGCTGGATCGCGGGCTTGCGGATGGGCTGATCATCTCGGGCGTGGGCACTGGTCACGCGGCAGATCCCGAGGACGTACGGCGAGTCCGCACGGCGTGTCCGAACGCGCGCATCCTGCTCGGCAGCGGTGTCACGCGCGAAAACGCCGCGGAATTCCTGCCTTTCGCCGATGGCTTTATCGTCGGCAGTTCGCTCAAAAAATCTGGGAAACTAGCGAATCCGGTGGATGTGAAACGGGTTGCAGCACTGGCACGAGTGATGAAGTAA
- a CDS encoding MFS transporter — protein MELLILNSPELLLKTNARAQARAEPMPNPKVTYRNPWAWVSTIYLAEGLPYVVVMTVAVIMYKGLGISNADIALYTSWLYLPWVIKPFWSPIVDILKTRRAWIWFMQILIGGGLAALALTLQAPRFFQYSLAAFWLLAFSSATQDIAIDGFYLLATTEKEQAFFVGIRTTFYRISTIFGQGLLVIFAGVIQNHTGLPKIDLAVAAKPGVAIVQSLPLNSLTNAPLDGPLRIVTSSELVEINPVPRAHDEIKNLLAQTKSWNTKHHFYTVEEKAGTPSILSLFFDALGKPFRAFGSVVEPWLRQHFGAQSHIKSDSFGNLGLVSLHLSQPPGHEVVVTLGSRVGFGLKSSDDKSFSVAEGSRIIFNDQNWNQNALTAIQLDPKLNASAATVMEIRSGNLPLAWSLTFVLLAGMFAVFGIYHWLMLPYPVTDQPGTSHSLALFWREFFHTFAAFFRKPKIGILLLFLLFYRFAEAQLVKMVTPFLLDAREVGGLGLGISQVGFVYGTVGIAALTVGGLLGGMVAAKKGLKFWLWWMVLAIHLPDAVFVYLAYALPDNFWVINAGIAIEQFGYGFGFTAYMLYMIYIARGRYATAHYAICTGFMALGMMLPGMFSGWLQEIIGYQHFFLWVLLATLPGVLIVKLIPLDPEFGKKSANG, from the coding sequence GTGGAATTATTGATTTTAAATTCGCCGGAGTTACTGCTAAAAACCAATGCGCGCGCGCAAGCCCGCGCCGAACCGATGCCCAATCCAAAAGTAACTTATCGCAATCCCTGGGCTTGGGTTTCCACCATCTATCTCGCTGAAGGCCTGCCCTACGTCGTCGTGATGACCGTGGCGGTGATCATGTATAAAGGGCTCGGCATCTCCAATGCCGACATCGCACTCTACACAAGCTGGCTCTATCTGCCGTGGGTCATCAAACCGTTTTGGAGTCCGATCGTGGACATTCTGAAAACGCGCCGGGCGTGGATTTGGTTCATGCAGATTCTCATCGGCGGCGGCCTGGCGGCGCTCGCGCTTACGTTGCAGGCGCCACGCTTTTTTCAATATTCCCTCGCCGCGTTCTGGCTGCTCGCCTTCAGTTCGGCCACGCAGGACATCGCGATTGATGGTTTCTATCTTTTGGCGACGACGGAAAAGGAACAGGCTTTCTTCGTCGGCATTCGCACGACGTTCTATCGCATCTCCACGATTTTCGGCCAGGGATTGCTCGTGATTTTTGCGGGCGTCATTCAAAATCATACCGGCTTGCCAAAAATTGATCTCGCTGTTGCCGCGAAGCCGGGCGTCGCCATCGTTCAATCACTTCCTCTCAACTCTTTAACCAACGCTCCGCTAGATGGGCCATTGCGCATTGTTACCAGTTCTGAGTTAGTCGAAATCAATCCCGTCCCGCGCGCTCATGATGAAATCAAAAATCTCCTCGCGCAGACAAAATCCTGGAACACCAAACATCATTTCTACACGGTGGAAGAAAAGGCCGGCACTCCTTCCATTCTTAGTTTATTTTTTGACGCGCTCGGAAAACCTTTTCGCGCTTTTGGCTCCGTCGTCGAACCTTGGTTGCGCCAGCATTTCGGAGCGCAGTCTCATATCAAAAGCGATTCGTTTGGCAATCTCGGCCTCGTATCGTTGCATCTTTCCCAGCCGCCAGGCCATGAAGTCGTGGTCACGCTCGGATCACGTGTCGGGTTCGGGTTGAAATCCAGCGATGATAAAAGTTTTTCGGTGGCCGAAGGTTCCCGGATTATTTTCAACGACCAAAACTGGAATCAAAACGCCCTTACCGCAATCCAACTTGATCCCAAGCTCAACGCCTCAGCCGCGACCGTGATGGAGATTCGCTCCGGCAATCTTCCACTCGCCTGGTCTCTCACCTTCGTGTTGCTGGCTGGAATGTTCGCCGTGTTCGGCATTTATCATTGGCTGATGCTGCCTTATCCCGTCACCGATCAGCCGGGCACGAGCCATTCGTTGGCGCTTTTTTGGCGCGAATTTTTTCACACGTTTGCCGCGTTTTTTCGCAAGCCGAAGATCGGCATATTGCTGCTCTTTCTCCTGTTCTACCGCTTCGCCGAAGCGCAACTTGTGAAAATGGTCACACCGTTTTTGCTGGATGCCCGCGAGGTCGGTGGCCTTGGACTCGGCATCAGCCAGGTCGGATTTGTTTATGGGACCGTCGGCATCGCGGCGCTTACTGTGGGGGGATTGCTCGGCGGCATGGTCGCGGCGAAGAAGGGTTTAAAATTCTGGCTGTGGTGGATGGTGCTGGCGATTCACCTGCCGGACGCGGTGTTCGTCTATCTCGCTTACGCATTGCCGGATAATTTTTGGGTCATCAACGCCGGCATCGCCATCGAGCAATTCGGTTACGGTTTCGGGTTCACCGCGTACATGCTCTACATGATTTACATCGCGCGCGGCCGCTACGCGACGGCCCATTACGCCATTTGCACCGGCTTCATGGCGCTCGGCATGATGCTGCCGGGAATGTTCAGCGGCTGGCTTCAGGAAATCATCGGCTACCAGCATTTCTTTCTTTGGGTGCTGCTGGCGACGCTTCCCGGCGTGCTCATCGTGAAACTCATTCCGCTCGATCCTGAGTTCGGCAAAAAATCCGCCAACGGATAA